The Salegentibacter mishustinae genome includes a window with the following:
- a CDS encoding lactoylglutathione lyase family protein yields MKKQETYPKSFSHIGITVPNIKEAVRFYSEVMGWYIIMKPSTVKKERDTAIGQMCIDVFGEDWEEFEIAHLSTSDGIGIELFSFPHGIKKAPEFNPFNTGLFHFCVQDPDIENLIDKIVSFGGKQRMPIREYYPNEKPYKMCYVEDPFGIVFEIYTHSYELTYSSGAYSK; encoded by the coding sequence ATGAAAAAACAAGAAACTTATCCAAAATCATTTTCCCATATTGGGATAACCGTCCCCAATATAAAAGAAGCTGTTCGTTTTTACTCAGAGGTTATGGGATGGTATATTATTATGAAACCTTCCACTGTAAAAAAGGAAAGAGATACAGCAATTGGACAAATGTGCATAGACGTTTTTGGTGAAGATTGGGAAGAATTTGAGATCGCTCATTTGTCTACCTCTGACGGCATTGGAATTGAGTTATTTTCTTTTCCACACGGAATAAAAAAGGCACCTGAATTTAACCCTTTTAATACCGGACTTTTTCATTTTTGCGTCCAGGACCCGGACATAGAAAATCTAATCGATAAAATAGTTTCCTTTGGCGGAAAACAACGAATGCCCATTAGGGAATATTACCCCAACGAGAAACCTTATAAAATGTGTTATGTTGAAGATCCTTTCGGGATTGTTTTTGAAATTTACACTCACAGTTACGAATTGACCTACTCCTCTGGTGCTTATTCAAAATAA